From Rutidosis leptorrhynchoides isolate AG116_Rl617_1_P2 chromosome 3, CSIRO_AGI_Rlap_v1, whole genome shotgun sequence, a single genomic window includes:
- the LOC139896934 gene encoding small polypeptide DEVIL 4-like, translated as MKMMGSINNMGRSKRRVSSKLGRILKEQKARLYIIRRCVVMLLCYHD; from the coding sequence ATGAAGATGATGGGGAGCATTAATAACATGGGAAGATCAAAAAGAAGGGTTTCAAGTAAACTGGGACGAATCCTTAAAGAGCAAAAGGCAAGGCTTTACATAATTAGGAGATGTGTGGTGATGCTTCTTTGTTATCATGATTAA